Proteins from a single region of Corylus avellana chromosome ca11, CavTom2PMs-1.0:
- the LOC132165100 gene encoding putative UPF0481 protein At3g02645 encodes MSFFNSQPDEDQCRQFVVDISNTFSSDDTDAPICVFKVPNSLSASKPEAYIPQIVGLGILHHSRPQTEAMQTYKLKVAKNIHRGLGSKDFDDLHEGMEELVPSIRACYQMYLNDNETLIAFVMAIDGLFLFKLLCCYGVRKDTLTSSNILRGLVDPADIRLHQDGIIRDTMMLENQIPIFVLKIILFVECSESKTKMPPIVKECLPQLLLGYCKAFSPLKVLEKYPNSAALKHAHLLDLLYHLIMLKEPPAAEPEKEEPEEEASKGKRKRVRRSTGLQALGVIASLAMPQEVRQPIELVKGLLELPWSNLDPSSIKNIAPVEEESLIPTASNLCGVGVKFLSAEHISAIGFDQATTSLKLPIIKLSVNSEVIIRNLVAYEVMSKPESEPLTFTRYIELMNGIIKSAEDVAVLKNHRILESDQSIEDDEVVKIFCGSKPGRSANAADLDKAIADVNNYYNGLWKVKAYKLIKKFGLTLWHIRKLVAAILLLSLLSLQTFCTVYGCPRIFDKSK; translated from the coding sequence ATGAGTTTTTTCAATAGCCAACCCGATGAAGACCAATGTCGTCAGTTTGTCGTTGACATCAGTAATACTTTCAGCAGCGATGATACCGATGCTCCTATTTGTGTCTTCAAAGTGCCCAACTCTCTAAGCGCGTCCAAACCAGAAGCTTACATCCCTCAGATAGTAGGCTTAGGAATCCTTCATCATAGCCGGCCCCAGACTGAAGCAATGCAAACGTACAAGCTTAAAGTGGCAAAGAATATTCATAGGGGATTAGGTAGCAAGGATTTCGATGATCTCCATGAGGGAATGGAGGAGCTAGTGCCATCTATCCGGGCTTGTTACCAGATGTACTTGAATGATAATGAAACTTTGATAGCATTTGTAATGGCGATTGATGGTTTGTTTTTGTTCAAGTTGCTTTGTTGCTATGGCGTCCGTAAAGACACTCTAACCTCTTCAAATATTTTGCGTGGTTTAGTTGACCCTGCAGATATCAGATTGCACCAGGATGGGATCATTAGAGATACGATGATGCTTGAGAACCAAATTCCAATATTTGTGTTGAAAATTATCTTATTCGTGgaatgctcagaatcaaaaACAAAGATGCCACCTATAGTTAAAGAATGTCTTCCTCAACTGTTGTTGGGTTATTGTAAAGCATTCTCTCCGCTCAAAGTGCTTGAAAAGTACCCGAATTCCGCAGCTTTAAAGCATGCTCATTTGTTGGATCTTTTGTACCATTTGATTATGCTCAAAGAGCCACCGGCAGCGGAGCCTGAAAAAGAAGAGCCGGAGGAAGAAGCAAGCAAAGGGAAACGGAAACGAGTCAGACGATCGACGGGTCTGCAGGCCTTGGGTGTGATAGCAAGTCTAGCTATGCCACAAGAAGTTAGACAACCCATTGAGCTGGTAAAAGGTTTACTTGAACTACCATGGTCTAACCTTGATCCATCCTCCATTAAAAACATAGCTCCGGTTGAAGAGGAAAGCTTGATTCCTACAGCATCAAACCTGTGTGGTGTTGGAGTAAAATTCTTAAGCGCGGAGCACATCTCTGCCATTGGGTTTGACCAAGCAACAACTTCGCTTAAGCTCCCCATCATTAAATTGAGTGTTAACTCAGAGGTCATTATTAGAAACTTAGTGGCATATGAAGTAATGTCCAAGCCAGAATCAGAGCCGTTGACATTTACACGGTACATTGAACTGATGAATGGGATTATAAAGAGTGCTGAGGATGTGGCGGTGCTTAAGAATCATCGAATTCTAGAAAGTGATCAGTCCATTGAGGACGACGAGGTTGTGAAAATCTTTTGTGGAAGCAAGCCCGGACGGTCTGCAAATGCAGCTGATTTAGACAAGGCCATTGCGGATGTTAACAACTATTACAATGGTTTATGGAAGGTTAAGGcttacaaattaatcaaaaaGTTTGGGTTAACTTTATGGCATATTCGCAAGCTTGTTGCTGCAATCTTGCTCTTGTCGCTTTTGTCTCTCCAGACGTTCTGCACAGTCTATGGCTGTCCTCGTATATTCGACAAGAGCAAGTGA
- the LOC132165101 gene encoding receptor-like protein EIX2 translates to MVAIVDLKLFFNNFEGIMPQALENLHKLQVLDLSYNNISGEVIDHTKFSLFRELCLSNNQLNGSLTKSLAELSMLQVLDVSSNCLQSDHIIESHLSNLSNLYELDFSYNSVSLKFRPDWVPPFHLDTISLRSCKLGPAFPRWLQTQNLMWLDISDAGISDTIPNWFWDFYVGFLNLSRNNIIGTIPPQWAMLNLSNNMLQGSITYICEKNGSMSDFISLYLSLDLSYNLLSGELPNCWANMPNLFMLNLANSRLSERIPDSIGSLYSLHALHLQNNDFIRELPKSLMKYSLLKLLDVGENRLSGRIPAWIGTSLPHLVVLQLPSNLFNGSIPLQLCELTSLQILDLAMKLVQCLAATIQKQSSNVSIAHDDYSGTIFIQFYMNYYIDNLLVIFKEKYSKTLALVKLIDLSSNKLKGEIPREITSLSGLLGLNLSGNFLTGIIPQNIGDMKLLESLDLSRNHLSGVIPQSLTTLSFLSYLNLSNNNLSGRIPSSTQLQSFNASAYADNQDLCGLPLLRRCLGDEAVQGLQPGRHAKFYEHMGLYTSIALGFIVGFWGVYGLLLLKSSWRHAYFQYLDRIGDKFYVTIAINVAKFMRNFKTSRYQENI, encoded by the exons ATGGTAGCCATTGTTGATCTTAAACTCTTTTTCAACAACTTTGAGGGGATCATGCCACAAGCTTTGGAGAATCTTCACAAGTTGCAAGTATTAGACTTGTCATACAATAATATAAGTGGAGAGGTAATCGATCATACAAAATTCTCTTTGTTTAGAGAGTTGTGTCTATCCAATAATCAGTTAAATGGGAGTTTAACCAAAAGTTTGGCAGAGCTTTCTATGCTGCAAGTTCTCGATGTGTcttcaaattgtttacaaagTGATCATATCATTGAATCACATTTGTCGAATCTTTCCAACTTATACGAACTAGACTTCTCTTATAATTCAGTGTCATTGAAGTTTAGGCCAGATTGGGTTCCACCATTTCATCTAGATACCATCAGTTTGAGATCTTGCAAGTTGGGGCCAGCTTTTCCTCGATGgcttcaaacacaaaatttgatGTGGCTTGATATATCAGATGCAGGAATCTCGGATACCATCCCCAACTGGTTTTGGGACTTTTATGTGGGGTTCTTAAATCTCTCCCGAAACAACATTATTGGTACCATACCTCCTCAATGGGCCATGCTGAATCTCTCCAATAATATGTTGCAGGGATCTATTACATACATTTGTGAGAAAAATGGATCCATGAGTGATTTTATCTCACTTTACCTTTCTCTAGATCTCTCGTATAATTTGTTATCTGGAGAACTCCCTAATTGTTGGGCAAATATGCCAAATTTGTTTATGCTTAATTTGGCAAATAGTAGACTCTCCGAGAGAATCCCTGATTCTATAGGGAGCCTGTATAGTCTTCATGCATTGCATTTGCAGAACAACGATTTCATCAGAGAATTGCCAAAATCATTGATGAAGTACTCTTTGCTAAAACTATTAGATGTTGGGGAAAATAGACTATCAGGGAGGATACCAGCATGGATAGGCACAAGCCTACCACATTTGGTGGTTCTTCAGTTGCCATCAAACTTGTTCAATGGTAGCATACCCTTGCAATTATGTGAGTTAACATCTCTTCAAATCTTGGACCTTGCCATGAAACTTGTTCAATG TTTAGCAGCCACGATTCAAAAGCAAAGCTCAAATGTTAGCATTGCTCATGATGATTATTCTGGTACAATTTTTATCCAATTTTACATGAACTACTACATTGAcaatttattggtgattttcaAAGAAAAGTATAGTAAAACTCTTGCACTAGTAAAACTCATTGATCTTTCGAGCAACAAATTAAAAGGAGAAATTCCAAGAGAAATAACAAGTCTTTCAGGATTGCTTGGGTTAAACCTTTCTGGGAACTTTTTGACTGGAATCATCCCTCAAAATATTGGTGACATGAAGCTTTTGGAATCTTTGGACTTGTCGAGAAATCACCTTTCAGGCGTAATTCCCCAAAGCCTAACTACTTTGAGTTTCTTAAGTTACTTGAATTTGTCAAACAACAATTTGTCAGGTAGAATTCCATCAAGTACCCAACTCCAAAGCTTTAATGCTTCTGCATATGCAGACAATCAAGATTTGTGTGGCCTGCCTCTTTTAAGAAGGTGTTTGGGAGATGAAGCAGTTCAAGGTCTTCAACCTGGTAGACATGCAAAATTCTATGAACATATGGGGCTTTATACTAGCATTGCACTCGGATTTATTGTTGGATTTTGGGGGGTTTATGGATTGTTACTGCTCAAGAGTTCTTGGAGGCATGCCTACTTCCAATATTTGGACAGAATTGGAGACAAGTTTTACGTGACAATAGCTATCAATGTGGCCAAATTTATGAGGAACTTTAAGACTTCGCGCTACCAAGAAAATATTTAG